In Leptolyngbya sp. SIO1E4, one DNA window encodes the following:
- a CDS encoding XdhC family protein, translating to MHELEAIILANEKSRQKGETTFLATIVNTVGSTYRQKGAKMLIHETGEMVGTLSGGCVENDIFQYTQRIIQEPLIIEYDATKVEEDLIWGFGLGCNGAVTILLEKLNQPDILSPLNLISQCLKKKEIGAIATIFSITREIDLKIGARFVLYPDDTTDTDIQNRTLVEAIAHDTIRAKASQKSTVNQYQLPSGSIDVFIDVIHPPRSLIVFGAGRDALPVVTLAKAIGWQVTVVDCRALPETYQRFAIADEIILTRRDILNRQLSINENTAAVVMTHNYLDDFEIIKWLLPTPIPYLGVMGSKNRIANIMKQLNPTSAQLKKVYSPVGLDIGADTPAEIATAIVAEIQAVLAKRNGGFSKHRHQPLHVRDDIQYKPISSSEKVKILEYK from the coding sequence ATGCATGAATTAGAAGCGATTATTTTAGCTAACGAAAAGAGTCGGCAAAAGGGCGAAACGACCTTCTTAGCCACAATTGTGAACACGGTTGGCTCTACCTATCGTCAAAAGGGGGCCAAAATGCTGATTCATGAAACGGGCGAAATGGTCGGAACCTTAAGCGGGGGGTGTGTCGAAAACGATATTTTTCAGTACACTCAGCGAATCATTCAAGAACCTCTGATCATTGAATACGATGCAACTAAAGTAGAAGAAGACCTAATCTGGGGGTTTGGATTGGGGTGCAACGGTGCCGTGACAATCCTCTTAGAAAAGCTCAATCAGCCCGATATCCTTTCTCCTCTCAACTTAATCTCACAATGCCTGAAAAAGAAAGAAATTGGCGCGATCGCGACCATCTTTTCCATCACACGAGAAATAGACCTAAAGATAGGGGCACGGTTTGTTCTTTATCCCGACGATACAACGGACACCGACATTCAAAATCGTACTCTTGTTGAAGCGATCGCCCACGATACAATTAGAGCTAAAGCAAGTCAAAAATCAACGGTCAATCAATATCAACTACCCTCAGGTAGCATTGACGTTTTTATTGATGTTATTCACCCTCCCCGGTCTTTAATCGTATTTGGGGCAGGGCGAGATGCTTTACCCGTCGTCACATTGGCTAAAGCGATTGGCTGGCAGGTAACTGTAGTGGATTGTCGCGCGTTACCAGAAACATACCAAAGGTTTGCGATCGCTGATGAAATTATCCTCACCCGTCGCGATATTCTTAACCGACAGCTATCCATCAATGAAAATACCGCAGCGGTTGTAATGACCCATAACTATTTAGACGATTTTGAAATTATTAAATGGCTACTGCCTACCCCAATCCCTTACTTAGGCGTAATGGGTTCAAAAAATCGAATTGCTAATATCATGAAGCAATTGAATCCTACATCGGCTCAACTCAAAAAAGTATATAGCCCGGTTGGATTAGATATTGGGGCCGATACGCCAGCAGAGATTGCCACCGCGATCGTTGCTGAAATTCAAGCCGTCTTGGCAAAGCGTAACGGTGGTTTCAGCAAACATCGCCACCAACCTCTTCACGTCAGAGATGATATTCAATACAAGCCAATAAGTTCATCAGAGAAAGTCAAGATACTTGAATATAAATAA
- a CDS encoding nucleotidyltransferase family protein, with protein MGQPKQLLPYRGQILLGHVIQCALASSCSPVVVVLGAHADKIAPEIAHFPIEIVNNSDWNQGMSSSIQCGLNYLKDRSIEGIVFLTCDQPFISTDIIEQLIDLYTQSNKAIIASQYGEIIGIPALFTRSAWPELIQLKGDSGAKSIIQKNRDRVATIKFFQGRIDLDTPAEYQQFISERNVV; from the coding sequence ATGGGGCAACCCAAGCAATTATTGCCCTACCGAGGCCAAATTTTACTGGGTCATGTCATTCAATGCGCGCTGGCGTCTTCATGCAGCCCAGTCGTTGTCGTATTAGGGGCCCATGCCGATAAAATAGCGCCCGAAATAGCACATTTCCCTATAGAGATTGTCAACAATTCTGATTGGAATCAAGGGATGAGCAGTTCTATCCAATGCGGGCTTAATTATCTTAAAGACAGATCTATAGAGGGAATAGTTTTCCTAACCTGTGATCAACCATTTATTTCAACTGACATCATCGAGCAGCTAATCGATCTTTACACTCAATCAAATAAAGCAATCATTGCCAGCCAGTACGGAGAAATCATCGGGATACCGGCTTTATTTACCCGCAGTGCCTGGCCAGAACTCATACAGCTAAAAGGTGACTCTGGCGCTAAGAGTATCATCCAAAAAAATCGAGATCGCGTGGCCACGATAAAATTCTTCCAAGGCCGCATCGATTTAGATACACCTGCAGAATATCAACAGTTCATCTCAGAAAGGAATGTGGTTTGA
- a CDS encoding cytochrome P460 family protein, whose amino-acid sequence MTRAKWISWLILLGLSVGVAITFTNLTSPHALQSLGDVYQQPVSANYEGSNPHQDPYADAEYDEAPADAGTSTRVAFPADYRQQFVQYATVDCPNSRIVRKMYVNSAALDALQTSDIVPSGTVLVMETHAAQQSNDGRLTPTRLNNVFIREKRDGWRVNEDSGEWRSAWYSPEGSLVSSGQGSCIGCHTMVRDRDYLFTLPALLAAAQTRQLQYQETEFGTSVCR is encoded by the coding sequence ATGACACGCGCCAAATGGATTTCCTGGCTAATTCTTTTGGGTCTATCCGTCGGTGTCGCGATCACCTTCACCAACCTCACCTCACCCCACGCTCTGCAAAGCTTAGGTGACGTCTATCAGCAGCCAGTTTCGGCAAACTACGAGGGTTCAAATCCTCATCAAGATCCCTACGCTGATGCGGAGTATGACGAGGCCCCCGCTGATGCTGGAACCTCGACGCGGGTGGCGTTTCCTGCGGATTACCGGCAGCAATTTGTCCAGTACGCCACGGTAGATTGCCCAAACAGCCGCATCGTCAGAAAAATGTATGTAAACTCGGCTGCTTTGGATGCGTTGCAAACCAGCGATATCGTACCCAGTGGAACCGTGCTGGTAATGGAAACACACGCTGCTCAGCAGAGCAACGACGGACGCCTGACACCGACCCGACTCAACAATGTGTTCATCCGCGAAAAACGGGATGGCTGGAGAGTTAATGAAGATAGCGGTGAGTGGCGATCAGCTTGGTACAGCCCAGAAGGGTCCTTAGTTTCCAGCGGCCAAGGGTCTTGCATCGGCTGCCACACCATGGTGCGCGATCGTGATTACCTATTTACGCTGCCAGCCCTACTCGCTGCCGCCCAAACAAGACAGTTGCAATATCAAGAAACGGAGTTTGGCACATCCGTTTGTCGATAG
- a CDS encoding LysR family transcriptional regulator — MDIYSLRYFVAVAEDLNFGRAAARLHITQPALSRHIHRLEETLNVQLLHRTKRTVELTEAGAALLVEARKILEQVESAIRVVQQIAQGERGSLRIAFTPSSMHTVLPEILKHFCDRYPNVKLAMSELCTRDQVKALQAETIDVGLLHPPISDPFLKLHPLPGERLVVALPHTHVLAPQPEVPLKSLSNEPFILHPRQEGPTLYDKILSLCRDAGFEPHIIHGDVKHQARVGLVAAGMGITFVPESLQHASLTGVSYCRLRDESPELQLAVAWRQTQESPVLQQFLQVVEETTGGNPLSTTRERNQNPTADEELTA, encoded by the coding sequence ATGGATATCTATTCCCTGCGTTATTTTGTCGCGGTGGCAGAAGACCTCAACTTTGGTCGAGCCGCTGCCCGATTGCATATCACTCAACCCGCTTTGAGTCGGCATATTCACCGGCTAGAAGAAACGCTGAACGTGCAGCTGTTGCACCGAACTAAACGAACCGTAGAACTAACCGAAGCAGGGGCAGCCCTGTTAGTCGAAGCTCGCAAAATACTAGAGCAAGTTGAATCCGCGATCCGTGTGGTACAACAAATTGCGCAAGGGGAAAGGGGCTCCCTGCGGATTGCCTTTACCCCCTCCTCCATGCACACGGTTTTACCCGAGATTTTGAAGCACTTTTGCGATCGCTATCCCAACGTCAAACTGGCGATGAGCGAATTGTGTACGCGTGATCAGGTGAAGGCGCTACAGGCAGAAACCATCGATGTCGGATTGCTACATCCGCCAATCAGTGACCCTTTTCTCAAACTGCATCCGCTGCCAGGTGAGCGATTAGTGGTAGCCCTGCCTCACACGCATGTGCTAGCGCCGCAACCAGAGGTACCACTGAAGTCCCTGAGTAATGAGCCTTTTATCCTGCATCCTCGCCAGGAAGGGCCGACACTCTATGACAAAATCCTCAGCCTGTGTAGGGATGCCGGATTCGAACCTCACATTATTCATGGAGACGTCAAACATCAAGCGCGGGTTGGGTTAGTGGCTGCTGGAATGGGCATCACGTTTGTGCCTGAAAGCTTGCAACACGCGAGTCTCACAGGGGTGTCGTATTGCAGACTCAGGGATGAATCTCCAGAACTCCAGTTAGCTGTCGCTTGGCGGCAAACGCAGGAATCTCCAGTCCTTCAACAATTCCTGCAAGTGGTGGAAGAAACGACTGGCGGAAACCCATTGTCGACGACAAGAGAACGCAATCAAAATCCGACAGCTGACGAGGAGCTAACTGCCTGA
- a CDS encoding LysR family transcriptional regulator, which produces MTSPVELRHLRYFVTVAQVLHFGRAAEQLGITQPVLSDQIRRLETLLGVQLLHRTKRVVQLTEPGRIFLADAMRLLAQADAAIATVQRAAQGAVGKLAIGYTGPALYTVLPEIVRTFRDRYPEVELTLHENCTPEQESALIADEIQVAFLHPPIDSPVSMQDVFCESMVVAMPEDHRLAEQSSVSIKDLAQESFILFPRTVGPYLYSRILSLCAQAGFSPKVVQEVTPQPTMIGLVAAGIGIAFVSASLQSISRPGVVYRALQEEAPVLKLAIAWKDDARSPVLQNFLQVVNEWRSH; this is translated from the coding sequence GTGACATCCCCTGTAGAGCTACGACATCTCCGCTATTTCGTGACGGTTGCCCAGGTATTGCACTTTGGGCGAGCCGCTGAACAATTGGGCATTACGCAACCCGTTCTCAGCGATCAAATTCGCCGCCTGGAGACATTGCTGGGGGTGCAGTTGCTGCACCGCACAAAACGGGTGGTGCAGCTCACAGAGCCCGGACGTATTTTTCTGGCAGACGCGATGCGTTTGCTCGCGCAGGCGGATGCAGCCATTGCCACGGTGCAACGAGCCGCACAGGGAGCCGTTGGTAAGCTGGCGATTGGCTATACCGGGCCGGCTCTTTACACGGTGCTGCCTGAGATTGTGCGGACGTTTCGCGATCGCTACCCTGAGGTTGAACTCACCCTCCACGAGAACTGTACCCCTGAGCAAGAATCCGCCCTTATCGCCGATGAGATTCAGGTGGCCTTTTTACATCCGCCGATTGATTCGCCCGTGTCGATGCAAGACGTTTTTTGTGAATCAATGGTGGTGGCCATGCCCGAGGACCATCGGCTAGCGGAGCAATCCAGTGTGTCCATCAAAGACTTGGCGCAGGAATCGTTTATTCTCTTTCCCCGCACGGTGGGGCCGTATCTCTACAGCCGCATTCTGTCGCTGTGTGCTCAGGCGGGCTTTAGTCCCAAAGTGGTGCAAGAGGTGACGCCCCAACCTACGATGATTGGCTTAGTTGCTGCTGGGATTGGGATTGCGTTTGTTTCGGCTTCGCTACAAAGCATTAGCCGACCAGGGGTGGTGTACCGAGCGCTACAAGAGGAGGCTCCCGTATTGAAGCTAGCGATCGCCTGGAAAGATGACGCGCGATCGCCCGTGCTGCAGAACTTCTTGCAGGTGGTGAACGAGTGGCGCAGTCATTAA
- a CDS encoding serine/threonine protein kinase — MVSESSPPLWLGTCLNNRYDIQKELGKAFGRKTFLAGDKQEQCLVVIKVITFGDDFEWTNLRLFEREAEVLKSLNHDGIPDYLDYFEIDLPHAKGYALVQSHVEGRSLQEHLEAGRSFSEADVLDIARRLLTVLHYLHSQMPPIIHRDLKPSNILLTDRTAHSQGQLYLIDFGSVQVPFLNTSGTLTIVGTYGYMPPEQFGGRATPASDLYSLGATLIFLMTGCHPADLPQKNMRIQFEAKAKHISHPVRQWLRWLTNPDVSQRPTSATEALTDLETVLETGALNTLSTASLDQHRILINQQDHILNLIIRPKGFRSRKLGSWLDLLGVIFTFSLSSSITGGIITWASLSILGTSFVIDFPAFWFIVRIVSVISGFAGMVLLPTPARNRLLGQLHICLTDEDLIIYRELLLSMRSRKVLFQAKREDILLLTLDIAKSILAIHTSSRSYRLRCKSLGLKPSESQWLAQELSNNLGVHLTSNPPT, encoded by the coding sequence ATGGTGTCAGAATCATCTCCACCCCTTTGGTTAGGAACCTGCCTAAATAATCGCTATGACATTCAAAAAGAGCTAGGCAAAGCGTTCGGGCGTAAAACATTTCTGGCTGGTGATAAACAAGAGCAATGTCTTGTTGTGATTAAAGTCATCACATTCGGGGATGATTTTGAATGGACCAATCTACGACTGTTTGAGCGAGAAGCGGAAGTCCTCAAATCTCTTAACCATGATGGCATTCCTGATTATTTAGACTACTTTGAAATCGATCTACCGCACGCTAAAGGCTATGCTCTGGTACAAAGCCATGTCGAGGGGCGATCGCTACAAGAGCACCTTGAAGCAGGGCGTAGCTTTAGTGAAGCAGATGTGCTCGACATTGCCCGGCGGCTATTAACTGTTTTGCACTATCTCCACAGTCAAATGCCGCCGATTATTCACCGTGATCTCAAACCTAGTAATATTTTGCTCACTGACCGTACTGCTCACAGTCAGGGACAGCTTTATCTAATAGATTTTGGCTCTGTACAGGTACCGTTCTTAAATACGTCTGGCACACTCACCATTGTGGGTACCTACGGTTACATGCCACCTGAACAATTTGGTGGACGGGCGACCCCTGCATCAGATTTGTATAGCCTGGGGGCTACGCTCATTTTTCTGATGACCGGGTGCCATCCGGCTGATCTGCCTCAGAAAAATATGCGTATACAGTTTGAGGCCAAAGCCAAGCATATTAGTCACCCTGTACGCCAGTGGCTACGTTGGTTGACAAATCCGGATGTTAGCCAGCGTCCTACCTCAGCCACAGAAGCGCTCACTGACTTAGAAACAGTGTTAGAAACGGGTGCTTTAAATACCCTGTCTACAGCATCTCTAGACCAACATCGCATTTTAATCAATCAGCAAGACCACATATTAAATCTGATAATTCGACCCAAAGGTTTTCGAAGCAGAAAGTTAGGGTCTTGGCTAGATTTATTAGGCGTTATATTTACCTTTAGTTTGTCTTCTTCTATTACAGGAGGAATCATTACCTGGGCTTCCTTATCAATTCTGGGCACCTCGTTTGTGATAGATTTCCCTGCGTTCTGGTTTATTGTCAGAATTGTGAGCGTCATTTCAGGGTTTGCAGGTATGGTACTGCTACCCACTCCCGCCAGGAATCGTTTGCTCGGTCAGCTGCATATCTGCCTCACTGATGAGGACCTCATTATCTATCGAGAGCTATTATTATCGATGCGATCGCGAAAAGTCTTATTTCAGGCCAAGCGAGAAGACATTCTCCTACTAACGTTAGACATTGCTAAAAGTATCCTTGCAATTCATACAAGTAGTCGTTCCTATCGCTTGAGGTGTAAGTCATTAGGCTTAAAACCAAGCGAATCTCAATGGCTTGCTCAAGAACTTAGCAATAATCTCGGTGTTCATCTCACCTCTAATCCACCTACCTAA
- a CDS encoding ABC transporter permease yields MATTTSSNRTPRLLKNRAVQRFLESTSGLIGLGLTLFIVLAALLAPVLNPYDAASDRNYAMRLQGPSLGHWFGTEGLGRDILTLVWYGLRTSLVIGLVSVVIGMVIGVALGLSAGYFRGRVEGVIGWMTDVMLAFPSILLAIAVVTVTGPSVLSVMVAVGIVQIPKFIRLTRSMVLSLREQEFVQTVRAFGAKPPRIVFLHILPASLAPIVVQATLAIGTSTLEAAGLGFLGLGAQPPTPELGTMLSDAFKGGYSLSSPWTIAFPGLFITVTVLAFNLLGDGLRDALDPKGSR; encoded by the coding sequence ATGGCGACCACGACCTCTTCTAACCGCACACCTCGCTTACTCAAAAATCGAGCGGTTCAACGGTTTTTAGAATCTACCTCTGGGCTAATTGGCCTAGGATTAACCCTGTTCATTGTGCTGGCAGCCCTCTTGGCACCAGTCTTAAACCCCTATGATGCAGCCAGCGATCGCAACTATGCCATGCGACTACAAGGCCCCAGTCTAGGTCACTGGTTTGGCACCGAGGGGCTAGGGCGCGATATTTTGACCCTGGTTTGGTACGGCCTCAGAACCTCCCTGGTGATTGGCCTGGTCTCTGTGGTGATTGGCATGGTGATTGGGGTGGCTCTGGGCCTATCGGCGGGCTACTTTCGGGGTCGCGTAGAAGGGGTGATCGGCTGGATGACCGATGTCATGTTGGCCTTTCCTTCAATTCTGCTCGCGATCGCGGTGGTCACCGTTACTGGCCCGAGCGTGCTCAGCGTGATGGTTGCCGTCGGCATTGTGCAAATTCCCAAGTTTATTCGGCTCACCCGCAGCATGGTGCTCTCCTTGCGGGAGCAAGAATTTGTCCAAACCGTCCGCGCTTTTGGGGCTAAGCCGCCGCGCATTGTGTTTCTGCACATTTTGCCCGCCAGCCTAGCCCCCATCGTGGTGCAGGCAACCCTGGCGATCGGCACCTCTACGTTAGAAGCCGCTGGGCTAGGCTTTTTAGGATTAGGGGCTCAGCCGCCGACACCCGAACTGGGCACCATGCTCTCCGATGCCTTCAAGGGCGGCTATTCGCTCTCGTCCCCTTGGACCATCGCCTTTCCAGGGTTATTTATCACTGTGACGGTGCTGGCATTTAACCTGCTGGGCGATGGCCTCAGGGATGCGCTAGACCCGAAGGGCAGCCGGTAA
- a CDS encoding 4-oxalocrotonate tautomerase family protein, with protein MPFVTLQIGKGHSIEKKRELAQALTDTLVTVLGTKSEWVTIHIDEFERENWAVGGQLHVDKPHDKVRS; from the coding sequence ATGCCATTCGTTACGCTGCAAATTGGCAAAGGACACTCAATCGAGAAAAAACGAGAACTGGCCCAGGCATTGACCGATACCCTGGTCACGGTCTTGGGGACTAAATCTGAATGGGTCACCATCCATATTGATGAATTTGAGCGAGAAAACTGGGCGGTTGGCGGACAGCTGCATGTCGATAAACCCCATGACAAAGTGCGGTCCTAA
- a CDS encoding cupin — MKNRDFLVTGDGSWQVYKPAKAWDLLRTPYYLHRFLTEVEDVLNRGYDETECLAALRFLVRRLVTNSYWIRTQKPEPSDTKIPARMLYDELGYPLTVQTAIAQPDVISTIHNHGTWGVVAILEGEESNRMWRRIPEPQFPNRVEPVGEITLLPGDIISFTSDAIHSIKAVGDEPTFSFSLYGETHHSRRFEYDPIAHTAKNF, encoded by the coding sequence ATGAAAAACCGGGATTTTTTGGTCACTGGAGATGGCAGTTGGCAGGTATACAAACCTGCAAAAGCCTGGGATCTATTGCGAACGCCCTATTATCTGCACCGTTTTCTCACAGAAGTCGAAGATGTCTTGAATAGGGGCTATGACGAGACCGAGTGTTTAGCCGCACTCCGGTTCCTGGTGCGACGGCTAGTCACTAACTCCTATTGGATTCGCACCCAAAAGCCCGAGCCCTCCGACACCAAGATACCCGCACGGATGCTTTATGACGAGTTGGGCTATCCGTTAACGGTACAGACCGCGATCGCCCAGCCCGACGTCATTTCAACGATTCATAATCACGGGACTTGGGGTGTCGTGGCCATTCTAGAAGGGGAAGAAAGCAATCGCATGTGGCGACGCATCCCTGAACCTCAGTTCCCTAATCGCGTGGAACCCGTTGGCGAGATCACCCTGCTGCCAGGGGACATTATCAGCTTCACCAGCGATGCCATCCACAGCATAAAAGCTGTCGGAGACGAACCCACCTTCAGCTTTAGTCTCTATGGTGAGACCCATCATTCCCGCCGTTTTGAGTATGACCCGATCGCCCATACGGCCAAGAATTTTTAG
- a CDS encoding helix-turn-helix transcriptional regulator, with amino-acid sequence MSTPRSASDEPPDPTAPTDAPLHAILSVEKAQRMAAFFGVLGDANRWRILSALALQEMRVRALAEAVEMTESAVSHQLRILRTMRLVSYRKRGRNVFYCLKDAHIFNLYREASDHLDEPEETDLEDE; translated from the coding sequence ATGTCCACCCCTAGGTCTGCCTCTGACGAGCCCCCCGACCCAACAGCCCCCACGGACGCCCCGCTGCACGCCATCCTAAGTGTCGAAAAGGCCCAGCGCATGGCCGCGTTCTTTGGCGTATTGGGGGATGCCAATCGTTGGCGCATTCTGTCGGCCCTAGCCTTACAGGAAATGCGGGTGCGGGCTTTGGCTGAGGCTGTGGAAATGACGGAATCCGCCGTTTCCCATCAGCTGCGGATTTTACGCACCATGCGACTCGTCAGTTATCGCAAGCGGGGGCGCAATGTCTTTTACTGTTTGAAAGACGCTCACATTTTCAACCTCTATCGGGAAGCCTCCGATCACCTGGATGAGCCTGAAGAAACCGACCTGGAGGATGAGTAA
- a CDS encoding metallothionein: MTTVTQMKCACESCLCVVDTSNAIQKDDHYYCSEACANGHPDGSGCGHTGCTCHN, from the coding sequence ATGACAACTGTGACTCAAATGAAATGTGCCTGCGAGTCTTGCCTGTGTGTTGTAGACACCAGCAACGCGATTCAAAAGGATGATCATTACTACTGCAGTGAAGCCTGTGCCAACGGCCATCCTGATGGTTCGGGATGTGGCCATACAGGCTGTACTTGCCATAACTAG
- a CDS encoding precorrin-8X methylmutase, with amino-acid sequence MLTIKELTETIGHGLTPRMVRHYHQIGLLPPPTRSANNYRLYSDTDVQRLQRIVALKHQGFQLSHIKQMLAAQPTAAQMQPLIEQLQQQYQTVLQRLVKLRQTATALEGVIGRDRPCQSRQAEALAQLRLLEVETQTAQTLTEDLWQHLDAAAPDHPENFQEALQHLLPDFAQRPEIEVDVVSHLVLTCGDVSLAAFVRFSPGAIKAAREALSAGCTVVGDVPAITATLDHTRLTHLGCQWTSLMNDPHIDSAADAEQAFWQGTDWHPRFNDLITGNIWVVGYAPSVLMKLCEAIENQVSQPALIIGLPIGFSHAPAAKRRLMQLQTPHITVEGALGGGLLAAVALNRLAASLIEKPDCHCYLKST; translated from the coding sequence ATGCTCACCATTAAAGAACTCACTGAAACCATTGGCCATGGCCTCACCCCCCGCATGGTGCGGCACTATCACCAGATTGGGTTGTTGCCACCGCCTACGCGATCGGCCAATAACTATCGCCTCTACAGCGACACGGATGTCCAGCGCCTGCAGCGGATTGTGGCGTTGAAGCACCAGGGGTTTCAGCTCTCCCATATCAAGCAGATGCTCGCGGCTCAGCCGACTGCCGCCCAAATGCAGCCCCTGATTGAGCAGCTTCAGCAGCAGTATCAGACAGTCTTGCAACGATTAGTGAAGCTGCGGCAAACGGCGACGGCGCTAGAAGGGGTTATTGGTCGCGATCGCCCGTGTCAATCCAGGCAGGCAGAGGCGCTGGCTCAACTGCGCCTGCTAGAGGTTGAAACCCAAACCGCCCAGACCTTAACCGAAGACCTATGGCAACACTTAGATGCCGCCGCGCCCGATCATCCTGAGAACTTTCAGGAAGCGCTCCAGCATCTGTTACCGGATTTTGCCCAGCGGCCCGAAATTGAGGTGGATGTGGTGTCTCACCTGGTTTTGACCTGTGGCGATGTGAGTTTAGCAGCGTTTGTGCGCTTCAGCCCCGGTGCCATTAAAGCCGCCCGAGAGGCCCTATCTGCAGGCTGCACCGTTGTTGGAGATGTTCCGGCGATTACCGCCACGCTCGATCACACTCGCCTGACTCACCTTGGCTGCCAGTGGACATCCCTGATGAACGATCCCCATATCGATAGCGCAGCGGATGCTGAACAAGCTTTCTGGCAGGGCACTGATTGGCACCCGCGATTCAACGACCTGATCACGGGCAATATCTGGGTCGTGGGGTATGCCCCGTCAGTCTTGATGAAGCTCTGCGAAGCAATTGAAAATCAGGTCAGCCAGCCAGCGCTGATCATTGGACTACCCATCGGGTTTAGCCATGCGCCAGCTGCTAAGCGACGGCTCATGCAGCTTCAGACCCCCCATATCACGGTAGAGGGAGCCTTGGGGGGTGGGCTGCTGGCGGCAGTGGCCTTAAATCGATTGGCCGCATCCCTCATCGAGAAACCCGATTGCCACTGCTACCTCAAATCGACCTAG